The proteins below come from a single Aegilops tauschii subsp. strangulata cultivar AL8/78 chromosome 6, Aet v6.0, whole genome shotgun sequence genomic window:
- the LOC109757438 gene encoding auxin efflux carrier component 1a, producing MITGTDFYHVMTAVVPLYVAMILAYGSVKWWGIFTPDQCSGINRFVALFAVPLLSFHFISTNNPYTMNLRFIAADTLQKLMMLAMLTAWSHLSRRGSLEWTITLFSLSTLPNTLVMGIPLLKGMYGDFSGSLMVQIVVLQCIIWYTLMLFMFEYRGARMLITEQFPDTAGAIASIVVDPDVVSLDGRSNAIETEAEVKEDGKIHVTVRRSSASRSDIYSRRSMGFSSTTPRPSNLTNAEIYSLQSSRNPTPRGSSFNHTDFYSMVGRSSNFGAADAYGVRTGATPRPSNYEEDAPKPKHPAPGAGHYPAPNPAVAAAPKGPKKPAANGQAKGEDLHMFVWSSSASPVSDVFGGGAPDYNDAAAAKSPRKMDGAKERDDYNVERDDFSFGNRGALERDAEAGDEKAMTADPNNNAMGAGPTAMPPTSVMTRLILIMVWRKLIRNPNTYSSLIGLIWSLVCFRWNFTMPAIVLGSISILSDAGLGMAMFSLGLFMALQPRIIACGNKVATYAMAVRFLAGPAVMTAASFAVGLRGTLLHVAIVQAALPQGIVPFVFAKEYSVHPDILSTAVIFGMLIALPITLVYYILLDL from the exons ATGATCACGGGCACGGACTTCTACCACGTGATGACGGCGGTGGTGCCGCTGTACGTGGCCATGATCCTCGCCTACGGCTCCGTCAAGTGGTGGGGCATCTTCACGCCGGACCAGTGCTCGGGCATCAACCGCTTCGTCGCGCTCTTCGCCGTCCCGCTCCTCTCCTTCCACTTCATCTCCACCAACAACCCCTACACCATGAACCTGCGGTTCATCGCCGCCGACACGCTGCAGAAGCTCATGATGCTCGCCATGCTCACCGCCTGGAGCCACCTCTCCCGCCGCGGCAGCCTCGAGTGGACCATCACCCTCTTCTCCCTCTCCACGCTCCCCAACACGCTCGTCATGGGCATCCCGCTGCTCAAGGGCATGTACGGCGACTTCTCCGGCAGCCTCATGGTGCAGATCGTCGTGCTGCAGTGCATCATCTGGTACACCCTCATGCTCTTCATGTTCGAGTACCGCGGCGCCCGCATGCTCATCACCGAGCAGTTCCCCGACACCGCCGGCGCCATCGCCTCCATCGTCGTCGACCCCGACGTCGTGTCCCTCGACGGACGGAGCAACGCCATCGAGACGGAGGCTGAGgtcaaggaggacggcaagaTTCACGTCACCGTCCGCCGCTCCAGCGCCTCCCGCTCCGACATCTACTCCAGGCGGTCCATGGGGTTCTCCAGCACCACGCCGCGCCCCAGCAACCTCACCAACGCCGAGATCTACTCGCTGCAGTCGTCGCGGAACCCCACGCCCAGGGGCTCCAGCTTCAACCACACCGACTTCTACTCCATGGTCGGCCGCAGCTCCAACTTCGGCGCCGCCGACGCGTACGGCGTCCGCACCGGCGCCACGCCGCGCCCGTCCAACTACGAGGAGGACGCGCCCAAGCCCAAGCACCCGGCGCCCGGGGCGGGGCACTACCCCGCGCCGAACCCGGCGGTGGCCGCGGCGCCCAAGGGGCCCAAGAAGCCGGCCGCGAACGGGCAGGCCAAGGGCGAGGACCTCCACATGTTCGTCTGGAGCTCCAGCGCGTCGCCGGTGTCGGACGTATTCGGCGGCGGCGCACCGGACTACAACGACGCGGCGGCCGCCAAGTCCCCCCGCAAAA TGGACGGAGCCAAGGAGAGGGACGACTACAACGTGGAGCGAGACGACTTCAGCTTcgggaacaggggcgcgctggaGCGGGACGCGGAGGCCGGCGACGAGAAGGCCATGACGGCGGACCCGAACAACAATGCGATGGGCGCGGGGCCGACGGCGATGCCGCCGACGAGCGTGATGACGCGGCTGATCCTGATCATGGTGTGGCGCAAGCTCATCCGCAACCCCAACACCTACTCCAGCCTCATCGGCCTCATCTGGTCGCTCGTCTGCTTCAG GTGGAACTTCACGATGCCGGCAATCGTCCTGGGATCCATCTCCATCCTGTCGGATGCGGGGCTAGGAATGGCCATGTTCAGCCTCG GTCTGTTCATGGCGCTGCAGCCGCGGATCATCGCGTGCGGGAACAAGGTGGCGACGTACGCCATGGCGGTGCGGTTCCTCGCCGGGCCGGCCGTGATGACCGCCGCCTCCTTCGCCGTGGGCCTCCGCGGCACGCTCCTGCACGTCGCCATCGTCCAG GCCGCGCTGCCCCAGGGCATTGTCCCCTTCGTCTTCGCCAAGGAGTACAGCGTGCACCCCGACATCCTCAGCACGGC GGTCATATTCGGCATGCTCATCGCCCTGCCCATCACGCTCGTCTACTACATCCTGCTCGACCTGTGA